The genomic interval CCGAGGGGCAGTCGAACCGCTACAGCTACAATTTCGCCGAGGCCCTCGGCGCACCCGAGCTCTATTTCGAGGACACGGGCTATTATTTCTCGACCAAATATTACCAGCCCAGCCAGGATGCCGAAAATACCCAGGGCTTCGGCCTGGCGCATGGCCAGCACGTCTATGCCTTCTTCGTGACCGGGGTGGACGGCGGCCATGTCCGCATGGCGCAGCTGCATGTCTACGACAGCCTCGACGCCTTCCAGAGCGACCGGGGCGAGACCGAGAGCCTGCGGCTTTATTGCGAACCGCGCTCGATCCGGGTGAACTGGGACTTCATTCGCCCCTAGCGGCCTAGTCCTTGCCGATCCTTGCCATGCGGTGGCGAGCCGGCCAGCGCGGCAGGTCCGGCACCTCCAGCAACTCGCCCGGCCGCACCACCGAGGCGAGCCAGGTCAGGTCGCGCCGGGCCATGGCGATGCAGCCGGCGGTGGGAAAGCCCGGCCGGCGCCATTGATGCAGGAAGATCGCCGAGCCGGCGCCGGGCCGCGCCTGCGGAAAGTTCCAGTCGGTGACCAGCACGATGTCGTAAAGCGGATCGGCCCGCCGCATCGCCTCGTGGCTGGGGGCGAAGGGCGCGCGCACCGGCTGGTTATAGGCCGGATCGCCCGAGGCATCGCACCACAGGTCGCCGGGCAGGATCGGCCGCGCCCAGCCCGAGGGCCGCGCCACCCGGTCGGGACGATAGAGCAGTCCGACGATGCGGTGCCGGCCGACGGGGGTCGCGCCGTCGCCTTCGCGCTTGGCGCGCGTCAGCCCGCCGCGGCCGACCGAACAGGGCAGCAGCCGGCCGCGCGCCCACAGCCCCAGCGGCGTCAGCCGGATCACAGCAGGTGCCCCGATTTAGCCGCCTTCACGTCCAGATAACCGGTATTGTGGCGGTTGCGGGGGGTGATCAGCGGCACGCGCTCGGCCACGCGGATGCCGTGGCCCTCCAGCATCGCGACCTTGCGCGGGTTGTTGGTCATCAGCCGCAGCGAACCGAAGCCCATCTTCTTCAGGATGCCGGCGCCGATGCGGAAATCGCGCTCGTCGTCCTCGAAGCCCAGGCGGTGGTTGGCCTCGACCGTGTCGAAGCCCTGGTTCTGCAAGGCATAGGCCCGCATCTTGTTGGCCAGGCCGATGCCGCGCCCCTCCTGGTTCAGATACAGCAGCACGCCTTCGCCCGCCTGACCCATGGCGGCCAGCGCGGCATGCAGCTGCGGGCCGCAATCGCATTTCAGGCTGCCCAGCACGTCGCCGGTGAAACAGGCCGAATGCAGCCGCGCCAGCACCGGCGCCGCGCGCGAGGGGGCGCCGATCTCGACCGCGTAATGCTCGGCCTCGCCGGTGTCGGGGCGGAAGATGTGCAGCTTGGCGTTCTCGGCGGCCAGCAGCGGCAGGCGCGCGGCGGCGACGGGGGCCATCGCGGCCTCGGTCGCCATCTGCGCCAGCGCCGGGCCGGGGGAAAGCCGCGTCAGCCCCTCGGGCGGATCGGCCAGGGGCACCACCAGCACCGCAGGCAGCAGCTGCGCCGATTTCGCCAGCGCGATGCCGGCGCGATGCGGATCGACATCGCCGCCGCGCGGGCTGCGGAACGGCCCCTTCATCGGCGTCATCAGGTCGCCGGCCGGATCGGCCACGGCGCGCAGCCAGGCCAGATCGGCATCGTCCGGCACCGCGACCCGCGCCAGGTCGCGGTCATAGACCCGGACCTTCAGCGTCTCGGCCCGCGGCTCGGTGATCGCCAGCACGGCGGGGCCGAGGGCGCGCATCGTCTTCAGCCGGTCGGCGCGCAGTGTCTCGACCGCCGCGACCAGCTGGCCGCCGATGACCACGGGCAGGCCGATGCGCAGATCGGCGCGGGCGCGCGACAGGGTCTCGGTCAGGGTCGGGATCAGGGTCATCGGGCCAGCATGGTTGAAACAATCTGAAACATAGGGCGGATTTCCGACAACTCCATGTGAGAATTGCTGCAAACCGCTGGACGCCTGCCGCGCCGCGCCACAGTTTTCCGCCATAACGCCAAAGGAGGCAAGAATGGCCGGACTGAAAAAGATCCTGCTGGTCGACGACGAGGAAGACCTGCGCGAGGCCCTGGCCGAGCAATTGGTCGCCACCGAGGATTTCGAGGTGTTCGAGGCCGGCACGGGCCACGAGGCGGTGGAAAAGAGCAAGGGCGCCATCTTCGACCTGGTGGTGCTGGACGTGGGCCTGCCCGACACCGACGGGCGCGAGCTGTGCAAGCGGCTGCGCAAGCAGGGCGTCAAGTGCCCCATCGTCATGCTGACCGGCCACGATACCGACGCGGACACCATCCTGGGCCTGGATTCGGGCGCGAACGACTATATCACCAAGCCGTTCAAGTTCCCGGTGCTGCTGGCCCGGCTGCGCGCCCAGCTGCGCACGCATGAGCAGTCCGAGGACGCGATCTTCCAGCTTGGCCCCTATACGTTCAAGCCGGCGATGAAGATGCTGATCGACCAGAAGGACCGCAAGATCCGGCTGACGGAAAAGGAAACCAACATCCTGAAATTCCTGTATCGCGCCCAGGACGGGGTGGTGCCGCGCGACGTGCTTCTGCACGAGGTCTGGGGCTACAATGCCGGCGTGACCACGCATACGCTGGAGACCCATATCTATCGCCTGCGCCAGAAGATCGAGCCCGACCCCTCGAACGCGCGGCTGCTGGTCACCGAATCCGGCGGCTATCGCCTGGT from Paracoccus sp. MA carries:
- the ribA gene encoding GTP cyclohydrolase II, which produces MTLIPTLTETLSRARADLRIGLPVVIGGQLVAAVETLRADRLKTMRALGPAVLAITEPRAETLKVRVYDRDLARVAVPDDADLAWLRAVADPAGDLMTPMKGPFRSPRGGDVDPHRAGIALAKSAQLLPAVLVVPLADPPEGLTRLSPGPALAQMATEAAMAPVAAARLPLLAAENAKLHIFRPDTGEAEHYAVEIGAPSRAAPVLARLHSACFTGDVLGSLKCDCGPQLHAALAAMGQAGEGVLLYLNQEGRGIGLANKMRAYALQNQGFDTVEANHRLGFEDDERDFRIGAGILKKMGFGSLRLMTNNPRKVAMLEGHGIRVAERVPLITPRNRHNTGYLDVKAAKSGHLL
- a CDS encoding response regulator transcription factor codes for the protein MAGLKKILLVDDEEDLREALAEQLVATEDFEVFEAGTGHEAVEKSKGAIFDLVVLDVGLPDTDGRELCKRLRKQGVKCPIVMLTGHDTDADTILGLDSGANDYITKPFKFPVLLARLRAQLRTHEQSEDAIFQLGPYTFKPAMKMLIDQKDRKIRLTEKETNILKFLYRAQDGVVPRDVLLHEVWGYNAGVTTHTLETHIYRLRQKIEPDPSNARLLVTESGGYRLVA
- a CDS encoding L,D-transpeptidase — encoded protein: MIRLTPLGLWARGRLLPCSVGRGGLTRAKREGDGATPVGRHRIVGLLYRPDRVARPSGWARPILPGDLWCDASGDPAYNQPVRAPFAPSHEAMRRADPLYDIVLVTDWNFPQARPGAGSAIFLHQWRRPGFPTAGCIAMARRDLTWLASVVRPGELLEVPDLPRWPARHRMARIGKD